A window from Desulfuromonadaceae bacterium encodes these proteins:
- the mutS gene encoding DNA mismatch repair protein MutS, which produces MSKLTPMMRQYLEIKDQYPDAILFFRLGDFYEMFLDDAITAARVLDITLTSRNKGAADEVPLCGIPYHSCRPYIAKLVENGYKVAICEQIEDPKDVKGIVKRAVVRVVTPGLIVDENSLQPKRNNYLVVINDHRHQWGIASVDITTGEFRIAEISSLEALGNEIAGLDPREIVLNGADDNAALPEQLVELCRDRTVTRLPSWVFARDRAESLLREFYRCDTLDAFGCGELPAATGAAGAALHYLLETQRGMLNHLRSPSTYAPGDFMMLDDATRRNLELTVTLHDGRKAGSLLGVLDRTVTAMGGRKLRHWLQQPLISLPAIVARHEAVAELVDESMSRDDLRTALDGVYDLERLNSRIAMATGNARDLVALRVSLERLPDVIRPLGHCHAPLLHTLREAIDPLQDLAALIERSIVAEPPVSLRDGGLIQSGYNLELDELRTISREGKGWIARLERDERERTGISNLKVKFNKVFGYFIEVTRSHLEQVPDDFMRKQTLANAERFITPALKEYEEKVLGAEERIVELEYQLFQALRTELAGHGQRLQTTADALASIDVIAGLADLAHQRDYVRPQMTTDTTLMITEGRHPVIEAMTLNEPFVPNDVFIDAEKEQLLIVTGPNMAGKSTFMRQVALIALMAQMGSLVPAHSARIGIIDRIFTRVGASDNLSRGQSTFMVEMTETAHILNHATWRSLIILDEIGRGTSTFDGLSIAWAVAEYLHDHAPCAARTLFATHYHELTELATTRERVRNYNVAVKEWNDRIIFLRKIVRGGASHSYGIQVARLAGLPHEVIDRAKEILKNLESGEYLGEGQPRLARSTHDTPMHNPQLALFDQLADPLRERLRTVDPASTTPLEALNLLAEMQELI; this is translated from the coding sequence ATGTCCAAACTCACTCCAATGATGCGTCAATACCTGGAGATCAAAGACCAGTATCCCGATGCGATTCTTTTTTTTCGACTTGGTGACTTTTATGAAATGTTTCTTGATGATGCAATCACTGCCGCGCGGGTTCTTGATATTACCCTGACGTCACGCAACAAGGGGGCGGCTGACGAGGTTCCCCTCTGTGGTATCCCCTATCACAGCTGTCGTCCGTACATCGCGAAGCTGGTCGAGAATGGGTATAAAGTCGCAATCTGTGAGCAGATCGAAGATCCGAAGGACGTCAAGGGGATTGTCAAACGCGCGGTGGTCAGGGTTGTTACGCCGGGACTGATCGTTGATGAAAATTCACTTCAGCCAAAGCGTAATAATTATCTTGTCGTCATCAATGATCATCGGCATCAATGGGGGATTGCCTCGGTCGATATTACGACTGGTGAATTTCGGATTGCGGAAATTTCATCATTGGAAGCGCTTGGCAATGAAATCGCCGGGCTCGATCCGCGGGAAATTGTTCTCAACGGGGCCGATGATAACGCTGCGCTGCCTGAGCAGCTGGTGGAGCTGTGTCGCGACCGGACCGTCACCCGCCTGCCATCGTGGGTGTTTGCCCGTGACCGTGCCGAGAGCCTGCTGCGTGAGTTTTATCGTTGTGACACCCTGGATGCTTTCGGCTGCGGCGAGCTGCCTGCCGCGACAGGTGCGGCGGGCGCGGCGCTGCACTATCTGCTGGAAACCCAGCGCGGGATGCTTAATCATTTGCGATCGCCGAGCACCTATGCTCCCGGTGATTTCATGATGCTTGACGATGCTACCCGGCGCAACCTGGAACTGACGGTCACGCTGCACGATGGGCGTAAAGCAGGTTCCCTGCTCGGAGTTCTGGACCGCACAGTAACGGCGATGGGGGGAAGAAAATTACGTCACTGGCTTCAACAACCGCTGATTTCATTGCCTGCGATTGTCGCTCGCCATGAGGCGGTCGCCGAACTGGTCGATGAAAGTATGTCGCGCGACGATTTACGCACCGCCCTGGATGGTGTTTACGATCTGGAACGACTGAATTCGCGGATTGCCATGGCGACCGGAAATGCACGTGATCTGGTGGCACTGCGCGTGTCGCTCGAACGGCTGCCGGATGTAATTCGCCCTCTTGGCCACTGCCATGCACCCCTGCTGCACACTTTACGCGAGGCGATTGATCCACTGCAAGACCTTGCTGCACTGATTGAGCGGTCGATCGTTGCTGAGCCTCCGGTCAGTCTCAGAGATGGTGGGCTGATACAGTCCGGTTACAATCTTGAGCTCGATGAATTGCGCACCATCAGTCGGGAAGGAAAAGGCTGGATCGCACGTCTGGAAAGGGACGAACGCGAGCGCACCGGAATCAGTAATCTGAAGGTCAAATTCAACAAAGTTTTTGGCTACTTTATCGAAGTCACCAGAAGTCATCTGGAACAGGTTCCCGATGACTTCATGCGCAAGCAGACGCTGGCTAATGCGGAACGGTTCATCACCCCGGCACTCAAGGAATATGAAGAGAAGGTGCTGGGGGCCGAAGAGCGTATTGTCGAACTGGAATATCAGCTTTTTCAGGCGCTGCGGACGGAGCTTGCCGGTCATGGGCAACGCCTGCAAACGACCGCTGATGCCCTGGCAAGCATCGACGTTATTGCCGGGCTGGCTGATCTGGCCCATCAGCGCGACTATGTCCGTCCGCAGATGACGACCGATACGACCTTGATGATTACCGAAGGGCGTCATCCGGTCATCGAAGCAATGACCCTCAATGAACCGTTTGTGCCGAATGATGTGTTCATCGATGCCGAAAAGGAACAGCTGCTGATCGTGACCGGGCCGAATATGGCAGGGAAGTCGACATTCATGCGACAAGTTGCGCTGATCGCACTCATGGCGCAAATGGGGAGCCTGGTTCCGGCACATTCGGCCCGGATCGGCATCATCGATCGTATCTTTACGCGGGTCGGAGCAAGTGACAACCTGTCGCGAGGTCAATCAACGTTCATGGTTGAAATGACAGAAACCGCACATATTCTCAATCATGCAACCTGGCGCAGCCTGATTATCCTGGACGAAATCGGTCGCGGCACCTCAACTTTCGACGGGCTGAGTATTGCGTGGGCGGTTGCCGAGTATCTTCACGATCATGCCCCGTGCGCGGCCAGGACTCTTTTTGCGACGCACTATCATGAATTGACGGAACTTGCGACAACGCGTGAGCGCGTCAGAAATTACAACGTTGCGGTCAAGGAGTGGAATGACCGGATTATCTTCTTGCGCAAGATTGTACGTGGCGGGGCGAGTCACTCCTATGGGATCCAGGTTGCGCGCCTGGCTGGATTGCCTCATGAGGTCATCGACCGCGCAAAAGAAATTTTAAAGAATCTCGAATCGGGTGAATATCTCGGCGAGGGGCAGCCGCGCCTGGCGCGCAGTACACACGATACCCCCATGCACAATCCACAACTGGCTCTTTTTGATCAGCTCGCTGACCCTTTGCGTGAGCGTCTGCGGACTGTCGACCCCGCCAGCACTACCCCCCTTGAAGCACTTAATCTGCTGGCTGAAATGCAGGAGTTGATCTGA
- a CDS encoding cation diffusion facilitator family transporter, translating into MMSTSPKKSAAYLSVAAAISLAAIKLLIGLATGSLAVLASAVDSLLDILMSSINFFAIQRAEQPADECHPFGHGKYETLAAFIQALIIAASGLWIIFESIRRLFGEIELRRIDTGIAVLAFSAVCSWLIARHLRKVARATDSPALETDSLHFAMDVYTNLALLVGLVVVNIFNIPQLDPILSLGVALYILFEALQLVRRSLNDVLDAELPKEHREHIEQLLNEHRADIINYHNLRTRQAGSQKIMDFHLTVCRHLTVEQAHDIADQLEQKIENDILGADVTIHMEPCKREDCPGRDVCIPERMKNDAD; encoded by the coding sequence ATCATGTCTACAAGCCCTAAAAAATCTGCTGCCTATCTGTCTGTCGCGGCGGCAATATCGCTGGCGGCAATCAAACTTCTGATCGGTCTCGCCACCGGATCACTGGCCGTTCTGGCGTCCGCCGTTGACTCCTTGCTCGACATCCTCATGTCGAGCATTAATTTCTTTGCCATCCAGCGCGCCGAACAACCCGCCGACGAGTGCCACCCCTTCGGCCACGGTAAATACGAAACACTTGCCGCTTTTATTCAGGCATTGATCATCGCGGCTTCGGGATTATGGATCATTTTCGAATCGATCCGACGCCTCTTCGGTGAGATTGAGTTGCGACGCATTGACACCGGCATTGCCGTCCTCGCCTTCAGTGCCGTCTGTTCATGGCTGATCGCCCGGCACTTGCGTAAAGTGGCACGTGCAACCGACTCACCCGCGCTTGAAACCGATTCGCTGCATTTTGCCATGGATGTCTACACCAACCTCGCCCTCCTCGTCGGTCTGGTTGTTGTCAATATTTTTAATATCCCGCAACTCGATCCAATCTTGTCGCTTGGCGTTGCTCTGTATATTCTGTTTGAAGCACTGCAACTGGTGCGGAGGAGTCTCAACGATGTCCTCGATGCGGAATTACCCAAAGAGCACCGGGAGCACATTGAGCAACTACTCAATGAACACCGCGCCGATATCATCAACTATCACAATCTACGCACCCGACAGGCGGGGTCGCAGAAAATTATGGATTTTCATCTGACCGTCTGTCGTCATCTGACCGTCGAACAAGCTCACGACATTGCCGACCAGTTGGAGCAAAAGATCGAGAACGACATTCTGGGTGCAGACGTGACGATTCACATGGAGCCGTGCAAACGCGAAGATTGTCCCGGTCGCGACGTGTGTATTCCGGAGCGCATGAAGAACGACGCCGATTAA
- a CDS encoding BamA/TamA family outer membrane protein: MYTLIIAALFLLTTFSAGICAQVTDSAAAKTEDSAPQTFPVIPIAFSTNETGAAIGVMYNQVLSNGSKDRPDNLQAYAYYSSKGLYSLSLKPSFFLNEGDYHFTGAVFTAYSPSTFWGVGKEAGDSDRDEDFTSKTRGFTVAGTARIDGPYRVGMSLSYNHEKFSDVEPGGLLARGTLEGSAGGEDVGFGLLTEMDSRDSTFWPTTGSFCKLNAVVHRNAVGSDYNYNEYNLDLRTYRLLSTDSLVALRIITSGTGGAPPLYALRQLGGSRLLRGLYGGRYRDRWLYAAQTEYRAHLTGRFSWTTFAALGNVAEQPEELFDDTPLLTGGCGIRFAVDPENRVNLRVDIGLSRHGVAPMVMINEAF; the protein is encoded by the coding sequence ATGTACACATTGATTATTGCAGCACTTTTTTTATTGACTACATTTTCAGCAGGCATCTGTGCACAAGTCACTGACAGCGCCGCAGCCAAAACCGAAGACTCCGCGCCGCAAACCTTTCCGGTTATCCCCATCGCCTTCAGCACCAACGAAACCGGCGCGGCGATCGGGGTGATGTACAACCAGGTTCTCAGCAACGGCAGCAAGGACCGTCCCGATAATCTTCAAGCATATGCCTACTACTCCAGCAAGGGACTCTACAGCCTGTCCCTCAAGCCAAGCTTTTTTTTGAACGAAGGGGATTATCACTTCACCGGAGCCGTTTTTACCGCCTATTCGCCAAGCACCTTTTGGGGAGTCGGCAAGGAGGCTGGCGACAGTGACCGCGATGAAGACTTCACCAGTAAAACACGCGGCTTTACCGTTGCCGGAACCGCACGCATCGATGGCCCGTACCGGGTCGGCATGTCGCTCTCCTACAATCATGAAAAGTTCAGTGATGTCGAGCCCGGAGGGTTACTCGCCAGGGGCACGCTGGAAGGCTCCGCTGGCGGCGAAGACGTTGGTTTCGGTCTGCTCACCGAAATGGACAGCCGCGATTCAACCTTTTGGCCGACCACTGGATCGTTCTGCAAATTGAACGCTGTTGTCCATCGCAACGCTGTCGGGTCAGATTACAACTACAACGAGTACAACCTCGACCTGCGCACCTACCGGCTTTTAAGTACCGACAGCCTGGTTGCCCTGCGCATCATCACCTCAGGAACTGGCGGCGCCCCGCCCCTTTACGCGTTACGCCAGCTCGGCGGGTCACGTCTGCTCCGCGGCCTGTACGGCGGACGTTATCGTGACCGCTGGCTTTATGCCGCACAAACGGAGTATCGCGCCCACCTTACCGGGCGCTTCAGCTGGACCACCTTTGCCGCCCTCGGCAACGTTGCTGAACAGCCTGAAGAACTTTTTGACGACACCCCGCTGTTAACCGGGGGGTGCGGGATCCGCTTTGCCGTTGATCCTGAAAATCGTGTCAACTTGCGCGTCGATATCGGCCTGTCCAGACATGGTGTGGCACCGATGGTGATGATCAATGAGGCGTTTTGA
- the glnA gene encoding type I glutamate--ammonia ligase encodes MTPKEVLKFAEEHGCKMVDYKFLDFVGIWQHFSTPMAEFGEEIFEEGVGFDGSSIRGWQPIHNSDMLIMPDPTTAKIDPFVKVPTLSLICNIIDPVTKEGYTRDPRFIAQKAEAYLKSTGIADTAYFGPEPEFFIFDSVQYDSASNHSFYAVDSKEGIWNTGADEAGGNLGYKPRHKEGYFPCAPTDSMIDLRNEMVEVLQGVGMNIEAVHHEVATGGQSEIDMRFDSLLNMGDTLQWFKYIVKNVAFRNGKTVTFMPKPIFKDNGSGMHCHQSLWKDEVNLFAGDGYGGLSKMAMYYIGGIMKHAKALCAFTNPTTNSYKRLVPGFEAPINLAYSNRNRSASLRIPITNNDKAKRVEYRTPDPACNGYLAFAAQLMAGLDGIENKIDPGQPLDKDIYGLAPEELKDVPTVASSLEDALLNLKADHEFLLKGDVFTDDLIDKWIEYKMEAEVNPVRMRPCPEEFALYFDC; translated from the coding sequence ATGACCCCCAAAGAAGTATTGAAGTTTGCTGAAGAACATGGTTGCAAAATGGTTGATTATAAATTTCTTGATTTTGTCGGTATCTGGCAACATTTCAGTACCCCGATGGCCGAGTTTGGTGAGGAGATATTTGAAGAGGGGGTCGGCTTTGATGGCTCGTCGATCCGCGGCTGGCAACCGATTCACAACAGTGACATGCTGATTATGCCCGACCCGACAACGGCAAAAATTGATCCTTTTGTCAAGGTTCCGACCCTCAGCCTGATCTGCAACATCATCGACCCGGTCACCAAGGAAGGGTATACCCGCGATCCGCGTTTTATCGCGCAAAAGGCCGAAGCCTACCTGAAATCGACCGGTATTGCTGACACCGCTTATTTTGGTCCCGAGCCGGAATTTTTTATTTTCGACAGCGTTCAGTATGACAGTGCCTCGAACCATTCCTTCTACGCGGTTGATTCCAAAGAAGGGATCTGGAACACCGGTGCTGACGAGGCGGGGGGCAATCTCGGCTATAAACCACGCCACAAGGAAGGGTACTTCCCCTGCGCCCCGACCGATTCGATGATCGATCTGCGCAACGAAATGGTGGAAGTGCTGCAAGGTGTCGGCATGAACATCGAAGCGGTTCATCATGAAGTTGCGACCGGTGGCCAATCTGAAATCGACATGCGTTTTGATTCACTGCTCAATATGGGCGATACCCTGCAATGGTTCAAATATATCGTTAAAAACGTCGCCTTCCGTAATGGCAAAACGGTTACTTTTATGCCGAAACCGATCTTTAAAGATAATGGCTCAGGCATGCACTGCCATCAGTCGCTGTGGAAAGACGAGGTCAACCTCTTCGCCGGTGACGGCTATGGGGGGCTGTCGAAAATGGCGATGTACTACATCGGCGGGATCATGAAGCACGCCAAGGCCCTGTGCGCCTTTACCAATCCGACCACCAATTCTTACAAGCGCCTGGTTCCAGGGTTTGAAGCCCCGATTAATCTGGCTTATTCGAATCGTAATCGCTCCGCTTCCTTGCGCATCCCGATAACCAATAATGATAAAGCCAAGCGCGTTGAATATCGGACTCCTGACCCGGCGTGCAACGGTTATCTTGCTTTTGCCGCGCAGTTGATGGCTGGTCTTGACGGCATTGAGAACAAAATTGATCCGGGGCAGCCGCTTGACAAGGATATCTACGGTCTTGCTCCCGAAGAGTTGAAAGATGTCCCGACGGTGGCCAGCTCGCTGGAAGATGCGCTCCTCAACCTCAAGGCAGATCATGAGTTTCTGCTTAAAGGTGATGTTTTTACAGATGATTTGATTGACAAATGGATTGAGTACAAAATGGAAGCCGAAGTCAACCCGGTGCGGATGCGTCCGTGTCCGGAAGAATTCGCGCTTTATTTTGACTGCTGA
- a CDS encoding P-II family nitrogen regulator has product MRKIEAIIKPFKLDEVKEALSEIGVQGITVSEVKGFGRQKGHTELYRGAEYVVDFIPKIKMEIIVGDDMVNQVIEVIAEAAKTGRIGDGKIFVTPVDQIVRIRTGETGEDAV; this is encoded by the coding sequence ATGCGGAAGATCGAAGCAATCATCAAACCGTTTAAACTTGATGAAGTCAAGGAGGCGTTGAGTGAAATCGGTGTTCAGGGGATTACCGTCAGCGAGGTCAAGGGGTTTGGACGCCAAAAGGGACATACCGAACTTTATCGCGGTGCGGAATATGTCGTTGATTTTATTCCAAAAATAAAAATGGAAATTATTGTTGGTGACGACATGGTTAATCAGGTTATTGAGGTTATCGCCGAGGCCGCCAAGACCGGGCGCATCGGTGATGGTAAAATTTTTGTGACTCCGGTCGATCAGATCGTGCGTATTCGGACCGGTGAAACCGGTGAAGACGCGGTGTAG
- a CDS encoding acyl-CoA thioesterase: protein MDHYNFILPYSVRVADVNYGGHVANSAVLNFFHDARIAYLAHLGPYSELDIGQNCGIILLEAQVFYRQEMFLGDLLEIGVKVSALRHSAFVMEYRIEREQIVVAEGVTQLVAFDYNERRPRRLPPAFRAAIMHYEKL, encoded by the coding sequence ATGGATCACTATAACTTCATTCTTCCTTACTCAGTGCGTGTTGCAGACGTTAATTACGGTGGTCATGTCGCGAATTCTGCCGTCCTTAATTTTTTTCACGATGCGCGAATTGCCTATCTGGCACACCTTGGCCCTTATTCAGAACTTGATATCGGGCAGAACTGCGGCATCATTCTCCTGGAAGCGCAGGTTTTTTATCGACAGGAAATGTTTCTCGGTGACCTCCTGGAGATCGGTGTCAAGGTCAGTGCGTTGCGTCATTCTGCCTTTGTCATGGAATATCGGATTGAAAGGGAGCAGATTGTTGTTGCCGAGGGTGTTACGCAACTGGTCGCATTCGATTATAATGAACGTCGGCCACGACGTTTACCGCCAGCGTTCAGGGCGGCGATCATGCACTACGAGAAGCTTTAA
- the mutM gene encoding bifunctional DNA-formamidopyrimidine glycosylase/DNA-(apurinic or apyrimidinic site) lyase, whose product MPELPEVETSRRGIARVVEGQTITSVVCRVARLRLPLPADLSSRLSGRKILKLDRRAKYLLFRLDVGTLLIHLGMSGHLRIVSPGTPCDRHDHVDIHLGNDTVIRFHDPRKFGLVALIGDSAEEHPLLCHLGPEPLTREFDGQYLFQRSRGRKIAVKPFIMDQQIVVGVGNIYASEALFRAGIHPLRAAGRIAATRYQLLAASIKDVLNEAIDAGGTTLRDFFDSSARPGYFRNNLLVYGCGGQPCRTCGCALKSIRIAQRSTVYCPHCQH is encoded by the coding sequence GTGCCGGAACTTCCTGAAGTTGAAACAAGTCGTCGCGGCATCGCCCGCGTTGTCGAAGGGCAGACAATCACATCGGTGGTCTGTCGTGTCGCGCGCTTGCGTCTGCCACTGCCGGCCGATTTGTCATCGCGGTTGTCTGGACGAAAAATACTTAAACTTGACAGACGTGCCAAATACCTGCTCTTTCGCCTTGATGTTGGCACCTTGCTGATTCATCTTGGCATGTCAGGTCATCTCAGGATTGTGTCGCCGGGAACACCTTGCGACCGCCACGATCATGTCGACATTCACCTTGGCAATGACACCGTTATCAGATTTCACGATCCGCGCAAATTCGGACTGGTGGCGTTGATCGGTGATTCTGCTGAAGAACATCCGCTGTTATGCCATCTCGGGCCGGAACCCTTAACCCGTGAATTTGACGGTCAATACCTGTTTCAAAGATCACGTGGCCGTAAAATCGCGGTTAAACCTTTTATCATGGATCAGCAGATCGTTGTCGGGGTCGGGAACATTTACGCCAGTGAAGCGTTGTTCCGGGCCGGGATCCATCCGCTACGTGCGGCAGGGAGAATAGCCGCCACCCGCTATCAGCTGTTGGCCGCATCGATCAAGGATGTTCTCAACGAAGCGATCGATGCTGGCGGCACAACCTTGCGCGATTTTTTCGACAGTTCGGCCAGGCCGGGCTATTTCAGGAATAATTTACTTGTTTACGGCTGTGGCGGGCAACCGTGCAGAACTTGTGGTTGCGCCTTGAAATCGATCAGAATCGCGCAACGATCAACGGTTTATTGTCCCCATTGTCAACACTGA
- a CDS encoding ABC transporter permease, whose protein sequence is MTVIWVQQNFIARMLRNRMAVCGAIIVLFMFFLAFVAPFFCQDPGAIDVSRRLSPPSSAHLLGTDDLGRDVLTRIVHGARISLLVGFVAIGIASVIGVTYGALAGYYGGKTDAVMMRLVDIMLCFPTFFLILAVIALLEPSIWNIMIIIGLTGWMGIARMVRAEFLSLRERDFVLAARVVGGSDLRIIFRHILPSALSPVLVAATLGIAGAILTESALSFLGIGVQPPTPSWGNMLIAGKQTLGTAWWLSFFPGCAILVTVLGYNLLGEGVRDALDPRLGD, encoded by the coding sequence ATGACGGTTATTTGGGTACAGCAAAATTTTATTGCGCGGATGTTGCGTAATCGCATGGCAGTTTGCGGTGCTATCATCGTGTTGTTCATGTTTTTTTTGGCTTTTGTTGCTCCGTTTTTTTGCCAGGATCCTGGTGCCATCGATGTCTCCCGACGTCTCTCCCCCCCCAGTTCCGCACATTTGCTCGGCACCGATGATCTTGGCCGTGATGTTTTGACCAGGATCGTCCATGGCGCACGGATTTCGTTGCTGGTCGGTTTTGTTGCGATAGGCATTGCTTCCGTAATCGGTGTAACGTATGGCGCGCTTGCCGGTTACTACGGGGGGAAAACAGATGCGGTGATGATGCGTCTGGTCGATATCATGCTCTGCTTTCCAACCTTTTTTCTGATCCTCGCGGTAATCGCGTTACTTGAACCCTCTATCTGGAATATTATGATTATTATCGGTCTGACCGGATGGATGGGGATCGCGCGGATGGTTCGCGCTGAATTTCTCTCTCTGCGTGAACGAGACTTTGTCCTCGCCGCCAGGGTCGTGGGGGGGAGTGATCTGCGCATTATTTTCCGTCATATTCTGCCCAGTGCCTTGTCGCCGGTGCTGGTTGCCGCGACACTTGGAATTGCTGGAGCCATATTAACTGAAAGTGCGCTGTCTTTTCTCGGGATCGGCGTGCAGCCGCCGACGCCTTCCTGGGGGAATATGTTGATTGCCGGAAAACAGACGCTGGGGACGGCCTGGTGGTTATCCTTCTTTCCTGGTTGCGCTATTCTGGTCACCGTCCTTGGTTATAATCTGCTCGGGGAAGGGGTGCGCGACGCACTTGATCCCCGCCTCGGCGACTGA
- a CDS encoding OmpA family protein produces MRIMLFNAKLVALLLVVFACPFTAFSENRGGAITVSPTIGYYHFDNDQPWRDTKIYTLGLGYNFTEHWQMEASAAVADDVYSRVGAAHIPDMFFLKTDVLYHLNPADLSVFYLAGGVGRWSVNPSSGSSFSEEFVNYGAGMKIDVFPGLPVRIDVRHVLFWSETMQDKRNVTYSIGINSQFGGVKPQPADTDADNDGIIDSLDRCPATPLGTPVNTVGCPLVSDAEAVTPADDGHRPATSAGRVDNEPVSVAEDVAVPAPVNAVATAPVVPVMEKAVPQHAVIRFQPGSSGVQERDREMLKSIAEYLNENPQKSLRVEGHTDSTGSAGVNQRLSQKRAEKVRQQLIDAFNIAPERIRAIGFGEGKPLEDNSTQFGRQINRRVEIILE; encoded by the coding sequence ATGCGTATAATGTTGTTTAACGCAAAATTGGTTGCGCTTTTGTTGGTTGTTTTTGCCTGTCCGTTCACGGCTTTTTCAGAAAACCGGGGTGGTGCGATTACCGTTAGTCCAACGATAGGGTATTACCATTTTGACAACGATCAGCCCTGGCGTGATACTAAAATCTATACCCTCGGCCTGGGGTATAACTTTACCGAGCACTGGCAGATGGAAGCTTCGGCGGCAGTCGCGGATGATGTCTACAGTCGCGTTGGTGCGGCGCATATTCCCGACATGTTTTTTCTCAAAACCGACGTACTCTACCACCTGAATCCTGCGGATTTGTCTGTTTTTTATCTTGCTGGCGGGGTTGGACGCTGGAGCGTTAACCCCAGCAGCGGATCCTCTTTCTCTGAAGAGTTTGTAAATTACGGCGCGGGGATGAAGATTGACGTTTTTCCTGGGCTGCCAGTCAGAATTGATGTTCGTCACGTTCTTTTCTGGAGCGAGACGATGCAGGATAAGCGCAACGTTACCTACTCAATCGGAATCAATTCTCAATTTGGTGGCGTAAAACCACAACCTGCCGATACTGATGCCGATAACGACGGAATTATCGACAGCCTTGATCGTTGTCCGGCGACACCGCTCGGGACGCCGGTTAACACGGTGGGGTGTCCGCTTGTCAGTGACGCGGAAGCTGTTACCCCTGCGGATGATGGCCACCGCCCCGCCACGTCAGCGGGCAGGGTCGATAATGAACCTGTCAGTGTTGCCGAGGATGTTGCCGTGCCTGCACCTGTCAATGCCGTAGCAACAGCTCCGGTGGTTCCGGTTATGGAAAAGGCCGTTCCACAACATGCTGTAATTCGTTTCCAACCGGGGTCGAGTGGCGTGCAGGAACGAGACCGGGAGATGTTGAAAAGCATTGCCGAATACTTGAATGAAAATCCGCAAAAAAGTTTACGTGTCGAGGGGCATACAGACAGCACTGGGTCAGCGGGTGTCAATCAGCGCCTTTCACAAAAGCGTGCGGAAAAGGTTCGTCAGCAGCTGATTGATGCGTTTAATATCGCGCCGGAGAGAATCCGGGCGATCGGTTTTGGTGAGGGAAAACCGCTGGAGGACAACTCAACACAGTTTGGTCGGCAGATCAATCGACGCGTCGAAATCATTCTTGAATAA
- a CDS encoding ABC transporter permease, giving the protein MLRYIFRRLLMMIPLLLGITLISFVVINLAPGEPTDLQTQMNPDVSAEFQQRLRLQYDLDKPLLVRYGKWLGRLAVLDFGRSFASDHRLVRDKVLERLPVTIMINLLAILVILAVAIPLGIVAAIRRNSFFDKSTTILVFIGFAMPSFWLALLLMDLLGVRYGLLPVSGIKSLGYEYLGPVGRFFDVARHLILPVLISAFGGLAGFSRYMRSNMLEVIGQDFILTARAKGLPEQVVIGKHALRNALLPLITLLGLSVPGLIGGSVIFETIFAIPGMGKLFYDGVMMRDYPLIMGVLVMGAVLTLAGNLLADIAYAIADPRIRHSPASR; this is encoded by the coding sequence ATGCTGCGGTATATTTTTCGACGTCTGCTGATGATGATTCCGCTCTTGCTCGGAATCACCCTCATTTCTTTTGTAGTTATCAATCTCGCGCCCGGCGAGCCGACCGACTTGCAGACCCAGATGAACCCCGACGTAAGCGCGGAATTCCAGCAACGGCTGCGGCTCCAGTACGATCTGGACAAGCCGTTGCTGGTCCGCTATGGAAAGTGGCTCGGGCGGCTCGCGGTCCTTGATTTCGGGCGTTCCTTTGCGTCCGATCACCGGCTGGTGCGAGACAAGGTGCTTGAACGTTTGCCGGTAACAATCATGATTAACCTGTTGGCCATTCTGGTGATTCTCGCGGTCGCGATTCCCCTGGGAATCGTTGCGGCTATCCGGCGTAATTCATTTTTCGATAAATCAACAACGATTCTGGTTTTTATCGGCTTCGCGATGCCGTCGTTCTGGTTGGCCCTGCTGCTGATGGATTTGCTTGGCGTTCGCTACGGTTTATTGCCGGTTTCCGGTATTAAATCACTCGGCTACGAATACCTTGGTCCAGTCGGACGTTTTTTTGATGTTGCCCGCCACTTGATCCTTCCGGTACTGATCTCCGCGTTTGGCGGACTGGCGGGGTTTTCCCGTTATATGCGATCCAATATGCTTGAGGTCATCGGGCAGGACTTTATTCTCACCGCTCGCGCCAAAGGGTTGCCGGAGCAGGTTGTTATTGGCAAACATGCCTTGCGTAACGCCCTTCTTCCGCTCATTACTCTTCTTGGCTTGTCGGTTCCCGGCTTGATCGGAGGCAGCGTGATCTTTGAGACAATTTTTGCTATTCCTGGCATGGGCAAACTTTTTTATGACGGGGTGATGATGAGAGACTATCCGTTAATCATGGGGGTTCTGGTGATGGGCGCCGTATTGACTCTGGCCGGGAATTTATTAGCAGATATCGCTTATGCTATCGCTGACCCGCGCATTCGCCACTCGCCTGCTTCGCGCTAG